The following proteins are co-located in the Ruminococcaceae bacterium KH2T8 genome:
- a CDS encoding DNA-binding transcriptional regulator, GntR family — protein sequence MIITPKLRAESNRDYALRIIRENIVNMEIEPGSLIGEQETASQLGCSRTPVHEAFLELSKSRILDVLPQRGCRVSLIDYDLINEARFLRKNVEVALAEQACDMATPEDIDELAANLKLQEFYSNEDDDKLLDLDNEFHYIIYRICNKLQCHYMVSLMSVHFDRVRKLSLKSVKNKYIISDHRAIFEAIKAHDKKAAREATETHMARFDMDWDIIKKEFSEYIAD from the coding sequence ATGATCATCACGCCCAAGTTGAGAGCGGAATCCAACAGAGACTATGCATTGAGGATAATCAGAGAAAATATCGTAAATATGGAGATCGAGCCCGGCTCGCTCATCGGTGAGCAGGAGACGGCATCTCAGCTCGGTTGTTCAAGAACTCCCGTACATGAGGCTTTCCTAGAGCTTTCGAAATCCAGGATCCTGGACGTCCTCCCTCAGAGAGGCTGCAGAGTATCCCTTATCGATTATGATCTTATCAACGAAGCAAGATTCCTTCGTAAGAACGTAGAAGTCGCTCTCGCCGAGCAGGCCTGCGATATGGCTACTCCCGAGGACATCGACGAGCTCGCCGCTAACCTCAAGCTTCAGGAATTCTACAGCAACGAGGATGACGATAAGCTCCTTGACCTAGATAACGAATTCCACTACATCATCTATAGGATATGCAATAAGCTTCAGTGCCACTACATGGTGAGCCTCATGAGCGTTCATTTCGACCGTGTACGTAAGCTCAGCCTCAAGTCGGTAAAGAATAAGTACATCATCTCCGACCACCGCGCTATCTTCGAAGCTATCAAGGCCCACGACAAGAAAGCGGCAAGAGAAGCTACCGAGACCCACATGGCAAGATTTGACATGGACTGGGACATCATAAAGAAGGAATTCAGCGAATATATAGCTGACTGA